The Chloroflexota bacterium genomic sequence TCCAGGCGCTGATGGAGGAAGGCTATCGGGAGATGGCCGAGGAGAACCGCCGCATCGCTGAGGAGGCCTTTCCACTGACCAGCGAGATGATCCGGCGGAATACCCGCTGGGACGAGCGGGCCGATGGTTAGGCGTGGCGAGATCTATTGGCTGCAGCTTCCTCCTGCTACCGGCTTCGAGCAGGCGGGACGCTGCCCCGTGCTCATTATCCAGAACGATATCGGTAATCGCACAAGCTCTACCACCATCGTCGCCGCTATCACATCTCAGCCACGCCGGCGAGTTTACCCCTTCCATGTGCCTTTCACGGCCGAGGAAGGCGGGCTGCGCCTTGACGGGATTGTTCTGTGCGAGCAGATCCAGACGGTGGACCAAAGGCGCCTAGGTGCTCTTGTTGGCGCCCTGAGCGGGGAGAAGATGCAGCAGGTTGACCTCGCCCTGCACTACAGCCTGGGGCTAGAACACTAGGAGGAGACGGTGGACAGGGACAAGCGAAAGGGGAACACCCCCTAGGACCTCGTTATTCACCCTTGCTTTCTGCCTTGACGGCCAGGCAGGCTATCATTATATTAGTATCAGGAGGTGTAGAGATGAAAATCCTGCTCATCTACCCCACTTGTGATGAGCCTCCCTTGAAGCGGAAAGGGAAACTCCTCTCTTTCGCTCCTTCCTTGGGGCTGGCTCAGCTGGCCGCCTTGACGCCTCCCGAGTTCGAGGTCGCCCTTGTGGACGAGCTCTTCGAGAACATCAATTACGATGGACAGTTCGATTTGGTGGGCATCTCCACTATGACCTCCACGGCCCCGCGGGCCTACGCTATAGCTGAGCGCTTCCGTCAACACGGGACGACCGTCGTTCTGGGGGGTATTCACCCTACCACTCTCCCTGAGGAGGCGGCTGCCCACTGCGATGCCGTGGTCGTCGGCGAGGCGGAAGGCGTATGGGACAGGCTATTGGTAGATTTCCAGCAGGGGCGCATGCAACGTTTCTATCACGCCGAGGGTTTCCCTGACCTGAACAACCTCGCCTTTCCTCGGCGCGAGCTGTTCCACAAGCCAAACTATCGTTACCTCATCGCGAACTCCATCCAGACTACACGTGGCTGCCCTTTCAATTGCGGCTATTGTACTGTTACCAGGTTCTTTGGCCATTCCTATCGCCAACGGCCAATAGGTGAGATAATACGTGAACTAGCAGCCCTGAAGGAGAAACTCATCCTCTTCGTTGATGACAACATTGTCGGGCAGCTACGACGAGCCAAGGAACTCTTTCGAGCCCTTCGTCCTTTAGGTCTACGCTGGGTCAGTCAGGCGAGCATCACTATGGCTAAGGATGAGGAGCTATTGCGGCTGATGGCCGATAGTGGCTGCACTGGGGTGATCATCGGCTTCGAATCACTGTCAGCGGAAAATTTGAAGCACGTCGGTAAACACTTTAATATAGTGAATGAATTTGAGGAAGCAATCAAAAGAATTCGCTCCTATGGCCTCGCTGTATTCGGCGCTTTTATGTTCGGTTTTGATCAGGATGACGAATCAGTCTTTGAACGTACCCTGGAATTTGCCCAGCGCAACAGACTGGAGGGGGTGAACTTCAGCATCGTGACACCGCTGCCGGGAACGCAGCTCCACACCGAATTTGAAAGGGATGGTCGCATCATCGATCGAGATTGGAGCCATTACGATGTTGCCCACGTTGTTTTCCGACCGTGGCTTATGTCCCCTGAGCGTCTGGCTGAGGGCTTCATCTGGGCTCTAGAGCAGTTCTACTCCCTGTCCTCAATCCTTAAAAGAATTGGGCTATTTCATCGTCTCGCACCGCTATATTGGTTGTTCAACCTGAGCATGCGCCGGGGGGCTAAATACTGGAGCCAGCAGTCCCTTTTGCCATCTACCATCCAACTGGACGAGGCTATAGGCTAAATTGTTTGCACTAATATTAGTAATCTCCGCTTATCTTGTGGGCTCCATCCCCTTCGGCTATCTAGCCGGTAAGCTGCTGAAGGGGATGGACATCCGTGACTATGGCACGGGGAACCTGGGAGCGGCCAACGTCTGGCATAACGTGGGGCGCCTCCCGGCGATCGGCGTTGGACTGGCCGATATTGGCAAGGGTGCCTGGCCTGTGTTGGTCGCCAGGCACGCTGGTGGCGGAGACTATCTCACCGCTGCGGCTGGGCTAGCGGCTATCATCGGTTATGATTGGCCCATCTTCCTCAAATTCAGTGGGGGGCGCGGGATGGCCACTACCATAGGCGTACTTCTGGCTTGTCTTCCCCTGAAGGTTCTCCCCCTCATTCTCGTTTTCGCCCTAGGATTGTTATTGAACAGATTAGCCCTCTTCATGTTCCTGGGGATGGGCTCTTTCCCCATGTTTCTCTGGTGGACGGGTGAAGGACAAGCCATCATCCTCCTCGTCATAGCCGCCTTCGTCTTGATGATCATCCGGCGCCTGGAAGGGATCCAACCCGAACTGCAGCTCCCTGCCGACCGAAAAGGTGTCATCCTGAATCGTTTACTCCATGATCGTCGCCCTAGACAGCGCCTGGCCGGACGTCGGGAGCGGTCGGATAGAGACTGAACTAGGGGATTCCAAGGGGGCACAGCCCACTACCCTTGGAGGGTTATAGAGGCCAAACGCTGGCCGTCGACTATCTGGCTCCCTCTCCCCGTGGGAGGGGAGGGCATAAAAGGGGGCTTCTGGATGAAGCCTATAGCGGGAGAGGGTAGGGGGCACGGTTACCGTGCCCTTATTCAAATACCAGAGGGCGAGGAGACCTCACCCCTACAATACTACAATACCAGAGGGCGAGGAGACCCCGCCCCTACAGTTTT encodes the following:
- a CDS encoding type II toxin-antitoxin system PemK/MazF family toxin; amino-acid sequence: MVRRGEIYWLQLPPATGFEQAGRCPVLIIQNDIGNRTSSTTIVAAITSQPRRRVYPFHVPFTAEEGGLRLDGIVLCEQIQTVDQRRLGALVGALSGEKMQQVDLALHYSLGLEH
- a CDS encoding B12-binding domain-containing radical SAM protein — protein: MKILLIYPTCDEPPLKRKGKLLSFAPSLGLAQLAALTPPEFEVALVDELFENINYDGQFDLVGISTMTSTAPRAYAIAERFRQHGTTVVLGGIHPTTLPEEAAAHCDAVVVGEAEGVWDRLLVDFQQGRMQRFYHAEGFPDLNNLAFPRRELFHKPNYRYLIANSIQTTRGCPFNCGYCTVTRFFGHSYRQRPIGEIIRELAALKEKLILFVDDNIVGQLRRAKELFRALRPLGLRWVSQASITMAKDEELLRLMADSGCTGVIIGFESLSAENLKHVGKHFNIVNEFEEAIKRIRSYGLAVFGAFMFGFDQDDESVFERTLEFAQRNRLEGVNFSIVTPLPGTQLHTEFERDGRIIDRDWSHYDVAHVVFRPWLMSPERLAEGFIWALEQFYSLSSILKRIGLFHRLAPLYWLFNLSMRRGAKYWSQQSLLPSTIQLDEAIG
- a CDS encoding glycerol-3-phosphate acyltransferase — protein: MFALILVISAYLVGSIPFGYLAGKLLKGMDIRDYGTGNLGAANVWHNVGRLPAIGVGLADIGKGAWPVLVARHAGGGDYLTAAAGLAAIIGYDWPIFLKFSGGRGMATTIGVLLACLPLKVLPLILVFALGLLLNRLALFMFLGMGSFPMFLWWTGEGQAIILLVIAAFVLMIIRRLEGIQPELQLPADRKGVILNRLLHDRRPRQRLAGRRERSDRD